The Flavobacterium piscisymbiosum genome includes a region encoding these proteins:
- a CDS encoding tyrosine-type recombinase/integrase: MKSIYTIPKLVKYDDVSKPWFVFFRYSGKLFRYKYGINYIANLKKREAEANIICDALLQKLKEGWNPNVPDVVNNFSSLTFSEALDFAIEKKTPNLGSKTLCGYKSTVKFIKEALKATNMTKLLVADTKRIHIKLIIEKTKEQRKWSNKSFNKNLGYLKAILSELMQWDIIENNPAHGIKSLKVGEITAFTPATDEEVKLIKEKILAEFPSFYVYIISIFHTGIRPEELLHIKLKMIDLKKSQIILPPEITKTDIERIVPLNPFLKNYFEEMKLSDYPDEYFVFGSKREFTNRGLKKDLDFIPGPRRLNRDCASKLWRKLIIDGLKINVNMYSLKHLGANKKILAGVELDALRELYGHTSKMMTLRYAKVVKEVNRNQIMEKSPDF; the protein is encoded by the coding sequence ATGAAATCAATTTACACAATCCCAAAGCTTGTCAAGTATGACGATGTTTCAAAGCCGTGGTTTGTCTTTTTTAGATATAGCGGCAAACTCTTCCGTTACAAATACGGAATAAACTACATTGCAAATCTTAAGAAAAGAGAAGCCGAAGCAAATATAATTTGTGATGCTTTACTTCAAAAACTCAAGGAAGGATGGAATCCAAATGTTCCGGATGTAGTAAATAATTTTAGCAGCCTGACGTTTAGCGAAGCTTTAGATTTTGCTATTGAAAAGAAAACGCCAAATCTAGGTAGCAAAACTCTTTGCGGTTATAAGAGCACAGTAAAATTCATAAAAGAAGCTTTAAAAGCTACTAATATGACGAAGCTTCTTGTAGCCGATACTAAAAGGATCCATATAAAATTAATTATTGAGAAAACAAAAGAGCAGCGAAAGTGGTCGAATAAGTCATTCAATAAAAATTTAGGTTATCTAAAGGCAATTTTGTCTGAACTGATGCAATGGGACATAATAGAGAATAACCCAGCGCACGGAATAAAATCTTTAAAGGTTGGCGAAATTACTGCTTTCACTCCGGCAACTGATGAAGAAGTAAAACTAATAAAGGAAAAGATCCTTGCTGAATTCCCGAGTTTTTACGTGTACATAATTTCGATCTTTCATACCGGCATTAGACCAGAAGAGCTTTTGCACATAAAGCTAAAAATGATTGATCTTAAAAAATCACAAATTATATTACCTCCGGAAATCACTAAAACCGACATCGAAAGAATAGTTCCATTGAATCCATTTTTAAAAAATTACTTTGAAGAAATGAAGCTATCCGATTATCCGGATGAATATTTTGTATTTGGTTCAAAAAGAGAATTTACAAATCGTGGATTAAAAAAAGATTTAGATTTCATTCCTGGGCCGCGAAGATTGAATAGAGATTGTGCTTCTAAATTATGGAGAAAATTAATTATTGACGGACTTAAAATAAATGTCAACATGTATTCGTTAAAACATCTTGGAGCAAACAAAAAAATTCTGGCAGGCGTAGAACTTGATGCTCTTCGTGAACTATACGGCCACACCTCAAAAATGATGACTTTGAGATATGCAAAAGTTGTAAAAGAAGTAAATAGAAACCAAATTATGGAAAAGTCACCGGACTTTTAA
- a CDS encoding acyltransferase family protein — protein MFGILKIDIGNNRVYGLDIIRCLAIFFVVFGHGNLFISDSTARYLEYFVFDGVSIFFVLSGYLIGSILIKEIETKPFTTDVLINFWKRRWYRTLPNYFLVLSVLIILSYFFTSNFNLSDSLAYYIFCQNLYYPHPNWFPEAWSLSIEEWFYIIIPVVLFCLIRFLDLKTKRSVLLTAILVIFSVTIFRYFRSMEMVLLTGGQRDLYFRKQVFTRIDSIMFGVLGAYIAYFYKSFWIHYRKILFAIGVVLLISNRFFIKGELNSFYTTNFAFTLNSIGTLLILPLLSQIKSGKGFVYKVVTYISLISYSMYLINLTLVKNWIISNMGIDFINSYFTLIINYFLYWIFTIVISIFLYKYFEVPTTKLRDNKKSDQ, from the coding sequence ATGTTTGGGATTTTAAAAATTGATATAGGTAATAATAGAGTTTACGGTTTAGATATTATTAGGTGTTTGGCAATATTTTTTGTAGTTTTTGGGCATGGAAATTTATTTATCTCAGATTCCACTGCTAGATATTTAGAATATTTTGTTTTTGATGGAGTTAGTATTTTTTTTGTTTTAAGCGGTTACCTGATCGGATCAATACTTATAAAGGAAATTGAAACTAAGCCTTTCACAACAGATGTGTTAATTAATTTTTGGAAAAGAAGATGGTATAGAACATTACCGAATTATTTTTTAGTTCTAAGTGTGTTGATTATTCTAAGTTATTTTTTTACCAGTAATTTTAATTTAAGTGACTCCCTTGCATACTATATTTTTTGTCAAAATTTATATTATCCTCATCCAAATTGGTTTCCGGAAGCGTGGAGTTTAAGCATTGAGGAATGGTTTTATATAATTATTCCAGTTGTTTTATTCTGTTTAATTCGCTTTTTAGATCTTAAAACAAAAAGATCAGTTTTACTTACTGCAATTTTGGTAATATTTTCAGTTACTATTTTTAGATATTTCAGGAGTATGGAAATGGTATTGTTAACGGGCGGACAGCGTGATTTGTATTTTAGAAAGCAAGTATTTACTAGAATTGATAGTATTATGTTTGGAGTTTTAGGTGCCTATATTGCTTACTTTTATAAAAGCTTTTGGATTCACTATAGAAAAATTCTGTTTGCAATTGGAGTTGTTTTGTTAATATCTAATAGGTTTTTTATTAAAGGAGAATTGAATTCTTTTTATACTACCAATTTTGCCTTTACTTTAAACTCAATTGGTACTTTGCTTATTTTGCCTTTATTAAGTCAAATAAAATCAGGTAAAGGATTCGTTTATAAAGTGGTAACTTACATCTCGCTGATTTCATATTCAATGTACCTGATAAATTTGACTTTAGTTAAAAATTGGATCATTTCAAATATGGGAATTGATTTTATAAATTCATATTTTACATTAATTATAAATTATTTTCTGTATTGGATTTTTACAATTGTGATATCAATTTTCCTCTACAAATATTTTGAGGTGCCGACCACTAAGTTAAGAGACAATAAAAAAAGCGATCAATAA
- a CDS encoding CHAP domain-containing protein, giving the protein MNEILRIAEKEIGQSEKPANSNKTPYGKWFGLDGVAWCGIFVSWCYAQAGFQLPKIGFLKGYAGCQTAVAYFKKVNQITNDPVEGDIVFFDWNADGRYDHTGLFVKWINDKEFQTIEGNTAVGNDSNGGNVMKRVRKNKNVIFVHP; this is encoded by the coding sequence ATGAATGAGATTTTAAGGATTGCAGAAAAAGAAATTGGTCAAAGTGAAAAACCAGCTAATTCAAATAAAACACCGTATGGTAAATGGTTTGGTTTGGATGGTGTTGCCTGGTGTGGAATATTTGTTTCTTGGTGTTATGCTCAGGCTGGATTTCAGTTGCCTAAAATAGGTTTTTTGAAAGGTTACGCGGGTTGTCAAACTGCTGTCGCCTATTTTAAAAAAGTAAATCAAATTACAAATGATCCGGTCGAAGGTGATATTGTTTTTTTTGATTGGAATGCAGATGGTAGATATGATCATACTGGACTTTTTGTAAAATGGATAAATGATAAAGAGTTTCAGACGATTGAAGGTAATACTGCTGTTGGAAACGATAGTAATGGTGGAAATGTGATGAAGCGAGTTAGAAAAAACAAAAATGTAATATTTGTACATCCATGA
- a CDS encoding phage holin family protein, whose protein sequence is MILKYIPDGSLVIGLLIMCALDFVFGVTKATLTKTIRTSKGFRKTFTKFTQYGGAIVMGIVLLNIKSVSDSRFGSEYSSLFGDSMISIMIYIEVVSILENMEVIGKDTDFVKYFIRPVRRLITFQVKNLFSDTGNIITK, encoded by the coding sequence ATGATTTTAAAATATATACCTGATGGTAGTTTGGTAATTGGATTACTAATTATGTGTGCTTTAGATTTTGTGTTTGGGGTTACAAAAGCAACATTGACAAAAACTATTAGAACTTCGAAAGGGTTCAGAAAAACATTTACCAAATTCACTCAATATGGAGGTGCTATTGTGATGGGCATAGTTCTTTTAAATATAAAAAGCGTTAGCGATAGCAGATTTGGAAGTGAATACTCGAGTCTATTTGGGGATTCGATGATAAGTATAATGATTTACATTGAAGTTGTTTCGATTTTGGAAAACATGGAAGTCATAGGAAAAGATACTGATTTTGTAAAATATTTTATCAGACCAGTTCGACGATTAATCACTTTTCAAGTAAAAAATTTATTCTCTGATACAGGGAATATAATAACTAAATAA
- a CDS encoding pyocin knob domain-containing protein — translation MSFQSFITQQVAALTERLNAIANNAKKIIELPWQSVLRPESEIHVSDAGTSFKIKIQQIFDWFYSIRQNQLLSANISVLVNEVKVASGAQWIIGNVNYSTISDTSFTIEYAEDGYTRNDILVADKNNHIIRVIGPETVGISPTPPTPIDTVLVTIINITDATIGNTPPIVGGDYEKVINKQNSLAVDGSGTKYPTVDAVNAGLAAIVVPDATTVVKGIVKLAGDLGGTADAPTTPTALHLTGNENFKGQKSFTNSDSGQALFSGVQNRTSGTLVTFQTGSNISGGTLLSINSTGGDSSTNTCKLLVLDTGVSSLGMPFTVSKSGVVKATIDKEGNIITTGNVSGANPTTANHLVTKSYADGLVVGLLDDRGSYNASTNVFPTTGGSGTSGAVLKGDLWYVSVAGTLGGKAVSVGDSFRALTDAPGQTAGNWSVLSSNLAYVPANDANVVHKTGTETITGSKSFDTTSGSTASLNATVSGTGTAAATINALNSGVGLIVSGFNSFNRNIATFSNYGTLTSASIITIRNESGSVNSDFLNCSNPTIGTVSRINKTGDITANSFIKIGGLATEYLKADGSVTTLTNPITGTGTPNFLPRFTGTGAIGNSQVFDNGTNVGIGTTNPLDKFQVNLATNKNVFIRLGGNNLPSIGFLNDAGNSYVAGEINFNNSLMLTGGNVLIGTATDNGVDKLQVNGTISATGISAPSLGATNLDTVFDSMPNNSTSTFLANNGGATSNAPTSNLCSVNVYKASASYGTMLAIDLSSNKLYTRSSHGSGWAAWVEK, via the coding sequence ATGAGCTTTCAATCCTTTATTACTCAACAAGTCGCTGCATTAACTGAAAGATTAAATGCAATTGCAAATAATGCCAAGAAAATCATCGAATTACCATGGCAATCAGTTTTGCGTCCAGAATCTGAAATTCATGTAAGTGATGCCGGTACATCATTTAAAATCAAGATTCAACAAATATTTGATTGGTTTTATTCAATTCGTCAAAATCAATTATTATCAGCTAATATTTCTGTTCTAGTAAACGAGGTAAAGGTTGCATCCGGCGCACAATGGATCATAGGCAATGTAAATTATTCAACAATTAGTGATACTTCATTCACTATTGAATATGCTGAAGATGGTTATACCCGAAATGATATTTTGGTTGCTGACAAAAACAATCACATCATTCGTGTCATTGGCCCTGAAACAGTAGGGATTTCGCCGACTCCGCCAACTCCAATTGATACCGTATTAGTTACAATTATTAATATTACAGATGCAACGATTGGTAATACACCACCGATAGTAGGAGGAGATTACGAGAAAGTGATCAATAAACAAAACTCTTTGGCAGTTGATGGGAGCGGAACTAAATATCCTACGGTTGATGCGGTTAATGCAGGTCTAGCTGCAATTGTAGTTCCTGATGCTACGACAGTTGTAAAAGGAATTGTAAAACTTGCGGGTGATCTTGGAGGTACAGCAGATGCTCCAACAACACCTACAGCGTTACATTTAACAGGAAATGAAAATTTCAAAGGACAAAAAAGCTTTACTAATTCAGATTCAGGTCAAGCACTTTTTTCAGGTGTTCAAAATAGAACCTCAGGCACACTTGTTACTTTTCAAACTGGGTCTAATATTTCTGGCGGAACCTTATTAAGTATAAATAGTACAGGAGGAGATTCTTCTACAAATACATGTAAATTATTGGTTTTAGATACAGGAGTAAGTTCATTGGGAATGCCTTTTACAGTATCAAAATCAGGAGTAGTTAAAGCTACAATAGACAAAGAAGGTAATATCATAACTACGGGTAATGTTTCTGGAGCCAATCCTACTACTGCAAATCATTTAGTAACTAAATCCTACGCGGATGGTTTGGTTGTTGGTCTTTTGGATGACAGAGGATCTTATAATGCATCAACAAATGTATTTCCAACAACCGGAGGAAGTGGGACAAGTGGGGCAGTTTTAAAGGGTGATCTGTGGTACGTGTCGGTAGCCGGAACTTTAGGAGGTAAGGCGGTTTCTGTAGGCGATTCTTTCAGAGCGCTAACAGACGCACCCGGACAGACTGCAGGGAATTGGAGCGTATTAAGTTCTAACTTAGCGTATGTTCCGGCAAACGATGCGAACGTGGTTCATAAAACTGGAACAGAAACTATAACTGGATCAAAATCATTTGATACGACAAGCGGGTCAACAGCGTCGTTAAATGCTACAGTATCAGGAACAGGAACAGCCGCGGCAACTATAAATGCTTTAAATTCAGGAGTAGGTTTAATTGTATCAGGATTTAATTCTTTTAATAGAAACATAGCTACATTTTCTAATTATGGAACATTGACAAGTGCCTCTATAATCACAATAAGGAATGAATCAGGTAGTGTAAATTCAGATTTTTTAAATTGTTCTAACCCGACAATAGGTACAGTTTCTAGAATTAATAAAACGGGGGATATTACAGCAAATTCCTTTATTAAGATCGGAGGTCTTGCAACCGAATATTTAAAAGCCGATGGCTCAGTAACTACATTAACAAACCCCATTACAGGAACGGGAACACCTAATTTTTTACCGAGATTCACAGGGACTGGGGCAATTGGAAATAGTCAGGTTTTTGATAATGGTACTAACGTAGGTATAGGAACAACTAATCCCCTCGATAAGTTTCAAGTTAATTTGGCAACAAATAAAAATGTTTTCATTAGGCTAGGAGGAAACAATCTCCCATCTATTGGTTTTTTAAATGACGCGGGTAATTCTTATGTAGCTGGTGAAATTAATTTTAATAACTCTTTAATGCTTACAGGAGGAAATGTTTTAATTGGAACTGCAACAGACAACGGAGTAGACAAACTGCAAGTTAATGGTACTATTTCAGCAACGGGTATTTCAGCACCCTCATTAGGTGCTACTAATTTAGATACAGTATTTGATAGTATGCCGAATAACTCAACATCAACATTTTTAGCAAATAACGGGGGAGCAACATCTAATGCGCCTACTTCTAACTTATGCTCTGTTAACGTATACAAGGCGTCAGCCTCTTATGGAACAATGCTCGCTATAGATTTATCTAGCAATAAACTATACACAAGGTCATCACACGGGAGCGGGTGGGCTGCATGGGTTGAAAAATAA
- a CDS encoding phage tail tape measure protein, translated as MANSDGIITRKQVIEDDALTWGSTYAKQTQIAIDKNKEFVQGIVQIATIQKQIKDATGNSAYTDALQQGILATQKAILAIKEREAAEISANKIKISSIALEEKERKAKEATNKMTLDEKILLAETNKQLKEAARERLGLVGAYAKLNKARLDAQKRLAELLSAEKSNIAEVILAQREFEKLDARVKAVDAAIKNYSKNIGNYQDAFKGLNGTLRDLMSTFGIATGLALFGQIVKDIFSVIKDFDRQLIAVGKTTNISGEDLKQFGREVVELGDRLNGVTVEGLIKSAEVAGQLGVTGTANILKFSEAIEKLKLTSDIISDEQVGQFAKFIEVSSDSFENADRLASVITQLGNSFATTEKEVLANATEIQKGVAVYNTSAQGVLALGAATSSLGSEAEVSASSIQKTFGVINKSIATGKNLEKVLELTNLTQKELSKQFNKDATGVFVKFIKGLNSAKKEGQNLAVVLGELGLDEVRSFKTIGSLAANYDLLASAMEQAKKEYIDNIALNKEVEAASESLSSILSDIKDRWEAYILSADDANSGSLTLAKTLKFVRDNFKEIIDFIVKFGTVLLTYLGVLRTVNFVITAYGALQTAATAAQIRFALATGIGTKSILAQAAAAREAMIAQEGLNVAVKATPWGLILAFLSAAIVAYMIFNDEMSDAEKNIQRIVDANKDMAKTEKFYSEERDKANADRFKAIENDIKLRKAQGENSDKLDKEEITRKKAVIQSSIDVLADLDARTTKRTQSEINASRQRIAQFQLEQKVLENSGYRVSKQGRTSEDLDELIRTEKEKKDFKQATQAQSSKLSIEEQLRLKKQLQSLEQDAAIKDAEFKKELSKKELAALRKRLKEQFELWKKGLEDLFKLQQFRLQVGLDMDDEILGNEKMSYDKRLDALADYTQIASEKIRNAAEFELSQLGKYNEKTGKLMRELSDLEIKTLLENGEIKKELTSGQLLILEKFQDDQKKLTLKGVKDRQKIIDSEADEIKKRIDAELLLQDTKLQEALEAENITYNASLNKFTDLEKAQEEHERKILEIKKAFAKEALNVQIGVIQKLLDAEKLRTDGSAISIDKIKKLENELATLRRENSDINVENNDAATKKTLFFEEENFKKIEERSRDLTYALQDLGNAIFDSRIQNIEAEQSKNDEYYAKQIELAGKDERQKDLLQKERDKKNEALEKKKRKEQEKQAIFNKGLAIAEASYNTAKAITSALSAGPGIGLALAAITAAVAAVQLAAIIATPIPKYKDGRKGGPKEVAMINDGGMTEIVESKDGSARIYSGKNRIVQLLEGDTVHKSFDDYNKLQRAAMLTSLNMEGRNMSDFQASQYFEASYGKELLEELKRNTAAIRNQKQAVYNAPKIDIPHAIWKSKNTNWN; from the coding sequence ATGGCTAATTCAGACGGTATAATTACAAGAAAACAGGTCATTGAAGATGATGCTCTAACCTGGGGATCGACATACGCGAAACAAACTCAAATTGCAATTGATAAAAATAAAGAATTTGTGCAAGGTATTGTTCAGATTGCTACTATTCAGAAACAGATTAAAGATGCAACCGGTAATTCTGCCTACACAGATGCTCTGCAGCAGGGAATATTAGCCACGCAAAAAGCTATTCTTGCAATCAAAGAAAGAGAAGCTGCTGAAATTTCTGCGAACAAAATCAAAATTTCCTCTATTGCTCTAGAAGAAAAAGAGCGCAAAGCAAAAGAGGCAACCAATAAAATGACTTTGGATGAAAAAATTTTGTTAGCTGAAACTAATAAACAATTAAAAGAAGCTGCAAGGGAAAGGCTCGGTCTTGTTGGAGCATATGCCAAATTAAATAAAGCCAGGCTTGATGCACAAAAAAGACTTGCTGAATTATTATCTGCTGAGAAAAGTAATATTGCGGAGGTCATACTGGCGCAGAGAGAATTTGAAAAATTAGATGCCAGAGTTAAAGCAGTTGATGCTGCAATAAAAAACTACTCTAAAAATATAGGTAATTATCAAGATGCGTTCAAAGGTCTAAACGGAACCTTAAGAGACTTAATGTCAACGTTTGGAATCGCAACAGGATTAGCTTTATTTGGACAAATTGTAAAAGACATCTTTAGTGTAATTAAAGATTTTGACAGACAATTAATTGCGGTAGGAAAAACAACTAATATTTCTGGTGAAGACTTAAAACAATTTGGTCGCGAAGTAGTAGAACTTGGAGATAGATTAAATGGTGTTACAGTTGAGGGACTAATTAAATCAGCTGAGGTTGCTGGACAGTTAGGTGTAACCGGTACCGCTAATATTTTAAAGTTCTCAGAAGCTATTGAAAAATTAAAACTGACATCAGATATTATTTCAGATGAGCAGGTTGGCCAGTTTGCCAAGTTCATCGAGGTATCATCTGACAGTTTTGAAAATGCTGATCGTTTAGCATCGGTTATCACGCAATTAGGTAACTCATTTGCAACGACTGAGAAAGAAGTTCTTGCGAATGCGACAGAGATTCAAAAAGGTGTTGCGGTATATAATACTTCCGCGCAGGGAGTTTTAGCATTAGGAGCAGCGACTTCATCATTAGGATCCGAAGCTGAGGTTTCTGCTAGTTCTATTCAAAAAACATTTGGTGTAATTAATAAATCTATTGCAACGGGTAAAAACTTAGAGAAAGTATTAGAGCTAACAAATTTGACTCAAAAAGAACTTTCTAAGCAATTTAATAAAGATGCTACCGGTGTATTTGTGAAGTTCATTAAGGGACTTAATTCAGCTAAAAAAGAAGGTCAAAATTTAGCGGTTGTATTAGGTGAATTAGGTTTGGATGAGGTTAGGTCATTTAAAACAATTGGATCCTTAGCGGCAAACTATGATTTATTAGCAAGTGCAATGGAACAAGCTAAAAAAGAGTATATCGATAATATTGCATTAAATAAAGAAGTTGAGGCGGCTTCTGAAAGTTTATCATCTATTTTATCCGATATAAAGGATCGTTGGGAAGCTTATATCTTAAGCGCTGATGATGCGAATTCGGGTTCACTAACTCTCGCTAAGACTTTGAAATTTGTTCGTGATAATTTCAAAGAAATCATTGATTTTATTGTCAAGTTTGGAACTGTTTTACTGACATATTTGGGTGTTCTCAGGACAGTAAATTTTGTTATTACAGCATATGGCGCATTACAAACTGCCGCAACTGCTGCACAAATAAGATTTGCGTTAGCAACGGGAATTGGAACAAAGTCAATTCTAGCACAAGCAGCTGCTGCCAGAGAAGCGATGATTGCTCAGGAAGGTTTGAACGTAGCAGTTAAAGCAACTCCATGGGGGTTGATTCTTGCGTTTTTATCTGCTGCAATTGTTGCTTACATGATATTTAATGATGAAATGAGTGATGCTGAAAAGAACATTCAGAGGATTGTTGATGCGAATAAAGATATGGCTAAAACTGAAAAATTCTATTCCGAAGAGAGAGACAAGGCAAATGCTGATCGATTTAAGGCAATTGAAAATGATATTAAACTTAGAAAAGCGCAAGGTGAAAATTCAGATAAGTTAGATAAAGAGGAAATTACCAGAAAGAAAGCAGTAATTCAATCCAGTATAGATGTTCTTGCAGATTTGGATGCTAGAACAACAAAAAGAACTCAAAGCGAGATTAATGCTTCAAGGCAAAGAATCGCTCAGTTCCAGCTAGAACAAAAAGTTTTAGAAAATAGTGGTTATAGAGTAAGTAAACAAGGTCGGACAAGTGAAGATCTTGATGAGTTAATTAGAACCGAGAAAGAAAAAAAGGACTTTAAGCAAGCCACTCAAGCTCAAAGTTCAAAATTATCCATAGAGGAGCAGCTTAGATTGAAAAAACAATTGCAGAGTTTAGAACAAGATGCTGCAATCAAAGATGCTGAATTTAAAAAAGAACTTTCAAAGAAAGAACTTGCTGCATTGAGAAAAAGGTTAAAAGAGCAATTCGAACTTTGGAAAAAAGGCCTTGAAGATCTTTTCAAGTTGCAACAATTTAGACTTCAGGTTGGTCTGGATATGGATGATGAGATTCTTGGGAATGAGAAAATGTCGTATGATAAAAGACTTGATGCTCTTGCCGATTATACACAGATCGCATCTGAAAAAATACGTAATGCAGCAGAGTTTGAATTGTCACAATTAGGAAAGTATAACGAAAAGACTGGAAAACTAATGCGTGAGCTTTCTGATTTGGAAATTAAAACTCTGTTAGAAAATGGTGAGATTAAAAAAGAACTGACATCTGGACAATTATTGATCTTAGAAAAATTTCAAGATGATCAAAAGAAGTTGACTTTGAAAGGTGTTAAGGATCGTCAAAAAATTATCGATAGCGAAGCAGATGAGATTAAAAAGCGTATTGATGCTGAACTATTACTTCAAGATACCAAACTTCAAGAGGCTCTTGAAGCGGAAAATATTACTTATAATGCATCCTTAAATAAATTTACGGATCTAGAAAAGGCACAGGAAGAACACGAAAGAAAAATTCTTGAGATAAAAAAGGCATTTGCGAAAGAAGCTTTAAATGTTCAGATTGGAGTAATACAAAAATTATTAGATGCAGAAAAGTTACGAACCGACGGATCTGCTATTTCTATTGATAAAATAAAGAAATTAGAGAATGAATTAGCAACTTTGAGAAGGGAAAATTCAGATATCAATGTTGAAAATAACGATGCAGCAACAAAAAAGACTTTGTTTTTCGAAGAAGAAAATTTTAAAAAAATAGAAGAAAGATCTCGAGATTTAACTTATGCCCTACAAGATCTGGGTAATGCAATTTTTGACAGTAGGATTCAAAATATAGAAGCTGAACAATCTAAAAATGATGAGTACTATGCTAAGCAAATTGAATTAGCAGGAAAAGACGAAAGACAAAAGGATCTTCTACAAAAAGAGCGTGATAAAAAGAATGAGGCTTTAGAGAAAAAGAAACGTAAAGAACAGGAAAAGCAAGCCATATTTAATAAAGGTTTAGCCATTGCCGAAGCAAGTTATAATACTGCGAAAGCAATCACTTCGGCTCTATCTGCCGGCCCTGGTATTGGTTTAGCGTTAGCAGCTATTACTGCGGCAGTTGCTGCTGTTCAATTAGCAGCTATCATCGCAACTCCAATACCAAAATACAAAGATGGTCGTAAAGGAGGTCCGAAAGAAGTTGCGATGATCAATGACGGTGGAATGACCGAGATCGTAGAATCTAAAGATGGTAGTGCAAGAATATATTCCGGAAAGAATCGAATTGTTCAACTTTTAGAAGGCGATACTGTACATAAATCCTTTGATGATTATAACAAATTGCAAAGAGCAGCGATGTTGACCAGTCTCAACATGGAAGGCAGAAACATGAGCGATTTCCAAGCTTCTCAATATTTTGAAGCTTCTTATGGAAAAGAACTTTTAGAAGAGTTAAAACGTAATACGGCCGCTATTAGGAATCAAAAGCAAGCCGTGTACAATGCACCTAAAATAGATATTCCTCATGCTATTTGGAAATCAAAAAACACTAATTGGAACTAA
- a CDS encoding major capsid protein has product MLSILIQYIAAFKAMMKAVELRVNGSKDPLQYTFTTELKKEFSADMTWNTGSIDNTVVTVDFVAMDSDLPLAKWDKLGVATGEVPKFGKKIVLSERLLSDIDNMIAKSADTATVAEKLFSGAVKLVSGVAETMQYRYDQALSSGLMLVDDDTNVGVGFRVNFRYLNANKFGVVLPWSDANAKPLDDIKRVLKTAKAKGDTISILKMDDTTFDNFSRNTQVREQFAFYNNYVGSVQNVPSLDLEKVNLMLKNNSQFKVQIQIMDRTVTHERNGVRTTVPTWTPNKVVFLTSTKVGRLVWSKLAEATRPSKKVEYTFVDQYIMTKLWRDEEPFAENISVQGLALPIIDNVGSIYVLDAEEAVIDAQTEGDANFAYKGTNYTKSSVVASYKLIKPNSTITFSTTDANIMAGVNKLSEEDVLKFEGNITPA; this is encoded by the coding sequence ATGTTAAGTATTTTAATACAGTACATCGCAGCCTTTAAGGCAATGATGAAAGCGGTAGAGTTGCGTGTAAATGGTTCGAAAGATCCTTTGCAGTATACTTTCACAACTGAACTTAAAAAAGAGTTCAGTGCAGATATGACCTGGAATACAGGAAGCATCGATAATACAGTTGTTACTGTTGATTTCGTTGCAATGGATTCTGATTTGCCATTGGCAAAATGGGATAAGCTAGGAGTGGCCACGGGAGAGGTTCCGAAATTCGGTAAGAAGATTGTTCTTTCTGAGAGACTTTTAAGCGATATCGACAATATGATTGCGAAAAGCGCTGATACCGCTACAGTAGCAGAAAAATTATTTTCTGGTGCAGTTAAGTTGGTTTCCGGTGTTGCAGAAACAATGCAGTACCGCTACGACCAAGCTTTATCATCCGGATTAATGTTAGTTGATGATGATACTAATGTTGGGGTTGGTTTCAGAGTTAACTTTCGTTACTTAAATGCGAACAAGTTTGGAGTTGTATTACCATGGTCGGATGCAAATGCAAAACCTCTTGATGATATTAAGCGCGTTTTAAAAACTGCAAAGGCAAAAGGCGATACGATCTCTATTCTTAAAATGGATGATACAACATTTGATAATTTTTCTCGAAATACTCAAGTAAGAGAGCAGTTTGCTTTTTACAATAATTATGTTGGTTCAGTTCAGAACGTTCCAAGTCTTGATTTAGAAAAGGTAAACTTGATGTTGAAAAACAACAGCCAATTCAAAGTGCAAATTCAGATAATGGATCGTACAGTAACACATGAAAGAAATGGAGTTCGAACTACTGTTCCAACCTGGACACCAAACAAAGTTGTGTTTTTGACTTCGACAAAAGTTGGACGTCTTGTATGGAGTAAGTTAGCTGAAGCAACACGACCTTCAAAAAAGGTTGAATACACTTTTGTTGATCAGTATATCATGACCAAACTTTGGAGAGACGAAGAGCCATTCGCTGAGAACATTTCTGTACAAGGTTTAGCGCTTCCAATCATCGACAATGTGGGTAGCATTTATGTATTGGATGCAGAAGAAGCTGTTATTGATGCGCAAACAGAAGGTGACGCAAACTTTGCCTATAAGGGAACAAATTACACCAAATCTTCAGTTGTTGCTTCTTACAAACTTATCAAGCCAAATTCTACAATTACTTTTAGTACCACGGATGCTAATATTATGGCTGGTGTCAACAAATTATCTGAAGAGGATGTATTGAAGTTTGAAGGAAATATAACTCCAGCATAA